The Bradyrhizobium guangxiense genomic sequence GACCGTGATGGCAGCGATCGAAAAGATCGTCGCGACGTCCTATGTGCCGGGCACGAGCGCAACGCTGACCATCAAGGGCGAGTTCGTGCCGGTGGTGCAGAGCGCCGATTCCAAGGCGCTGTTCGAGGGCTATCAGGCGGCGGCACGGCAGGTCGGCCTCACCACGCTGCAGGGCGAGTTCTCGGGCGGCTGCGCCGATTCCGGCTTCACCGCTGCGGTCGGCACGCCGACCATCTGCGGGCTCGGACCGGTCGGAGGGCTGGCGCACACCCCGGAGGAATATCTCGAGATCGACAGCATCGTGCCGCGCGCGCAGGCGCTTGCGCTGGCGATTTTGCGGGGATGAGTGCCGTCGTCATTCCGGGGCGATCCAAAGCATCGAACTATGGTGCGCAGTTGCGCACCTGAGAATCTCGAGATTCCGGGTTCGCGCTACCGCGCGCCCCGGAATGACCGGGATCACGAATAACTCGGCGCGTCCGGCTTGCGGAAGATGTGGATGGGATCGCCGGGGATGATCACCGGCTGGCCCGAGAACATCGCATAGGCGTAGAGCGCGAGATAGGCGATCGCGAGCGCACCGACGGCGTAGAAAGCGAAGGTCGCGATACGCTTCATCGATCCGCTCCATTGCCGTCCCGAAACGGGAGGTTCCGGGCGCTTCTAGAGCGATAAGACGAAAAACGCCAGCGTGCGCACCCCTACCGGTGGCGATCAAACGCCGCGCCGGCTGCGCGCGGGAACGCTGACATCCGCAAGCGTCGCCGCGTCCTCGTCCTGGTCGACCGCCACGTACCGGCCGTGCCAATAGGCCAGCGCCGCCGTGCGGGTCGAACTCCTGATGTCCCTGACACGGCCGATGACGATGCCGTGCGAGTGCCGCTCCACGATCTCCTCGACCTCGCAATCGAAGGCCGACAGCGCGCCGACCAGCAGCGGAACGCCGGAGACCGCCGTCACCCATTTGGCACCCGCGAACCGATCGGGACCCTTCAACCCACCCTTGCCGGCAAAACGTTCGGCGACGTCGAGCTGGTCGGCGTTCAGGATGTTCACGCCGAAGGCGCCGTGGCGCCGGATCAAGGGGAACGACGAGGCATCGCGGTTGATGCTGACCAGCAGCGTCGGCGGCTCGACCGACAGCGAGGTCACCGAGGTCACGGTCATGCCGGTGACGTCCTTGCCCCGCCCGGCGGTGATGACGCTGACGCCGCCGGTGAGGTGGCGCATGGCGCCGCGAAAATCGGCGGACGAGACGGGGATGTCAGTCATGAGATCGCGGGGCACTACATTCATGGCATTGCTCCCCGAAAGCGGGGTTCCCTGTATCTAGGTACGATCGTCCGCCGATAACAGGTGGCTCAGGATCGAGCCTTCGAGGCCTGCGAGCTCGGCCGAACCGCGCTGGCGCGGCCGGGCGGCGTTAACCGTGACGTCATGGGCGATGCGGCCGTCCTCGATCACGAGCACGCGATCTGCCATCGCAACCGCCTCGGTGACGTCATGGGTGACCAGGATCGCGGTAAAGCCCTGGTCGCGCCAGACGCGCTCCAGCAGGCGCTGCATGGAGATGCGGGTCAGCGCGTCCAGCGCGCCGAGCGGCTCGTCGAAGGCAAGCACGCGCGGACGGGACACCAGCGCGCGGGCAAGCGCGACGCGCTGCTTCTGGCCGCCCGACAGCACCGAGGGCCACTGGTCGCGCTTGTCGGCGAGCCCGACCTCCGTCAACGCCTTTTCGGCGCGCGCATGCGCGTCTTGAGAGGCGCGATCGCGGCCGAGCCCGACCTCGACATTGGCGAGCACGCGGGCCCAGGGCAGCAGCCGCGGCTCCTGAAACATCACGCGGATGTCCTCAGGCTGAATGTCTTTTGGCTGAATGTCCTGGCCGAAGCTGATGCTGCCGGCGTCGATCTTGTCGAGGCCGGCGATCAAGCGCAGCAAGGTGCTCTTGCCGCAGCCGCTCTTGCCCACGATGGCGACGAACTGGCCGGCGGGGATGTGCAGATCGATACCGCGCAGCACCTCGTTGCTGCCGAAGGATTTGCGCAAGCCCCGGATGCTGAGCGGCAGGCCGCCGGCCTGCGCTCGCTGTTCTTCTTGCCGCTCCTCGCGCACGATGCGGGCGTGAGGCGCGGAATTGGCGCGGCTGGCGAGCTCGGTCTCGGGAAGGGAGGTACGAAGCGCTGTCTGCATGTGATTCCCGGTACTTTCGCTCAATGTTTCTGGAAGGCGGGGTGCCAGGCGAGCGTCAGACGCTCCAGCACGCGGGAGGCGCTGTCGGCGAGCTTGCCGAGCAAAGCGTAGATCAGGATCGAGAGCACGACGACATCGATCAGCATGAACTCGCGCGCCTGCATCGCCATGTAGCCGAGCCCCGAGGACGCCGCGATGGTCTCGGCGACGATCAGGGTCAGCCACATGATGCCGAGCGCAAAGCGGATGCCGACGAAGATCGAAGGCAGCGCGCCCGGGAAGATCACGCGGCGGAACAGTTCGCCGTCGGTCATGCCGTAGATGCGGCCCATCTCGATCAGCTGCGGATCGACCGTGCGGATACCGTGCAGCGTGTTGAGATAGATCGGGAAGAACACCCCCAGCGCCACCAGGAACAGCTTGGCGCTCTCGTCGATGCCGAACCACAGGATGACCAGCGGGATCAGCGCAAGATGCGGCACGTTGCGTACCATCTGAAGCGTAGTGTCGGTGAGCTTGGCCGAGAGCTGCGACAGGCCGTTGGCGAGGCCGAAGGCAAAGCCGATGCTGCCGCCGATCAGAAAGCCGATCGAGGCGCGCCAGAACGAGACCCAGATGTTGCGGACGAGCTCGCCGGACAGCAGCAGCTTCCACCCCGAGAGCACGACGTCGCTCGGGGCCGGCAGCACGCGCGTCGGCACGAAGCCGGTGACGCTCGCGACCTGCCAGATCGCGATGATGGCAAGCGGCACGATCCACTGGACCAGGCCATCGACCCGCGGCAGCCGGACGCTGCGCGGGAGTGGGATGCTATCGATCAGGCTCATGATTGCGACACCCGGTGCTGCGGACGGAAATCGCTGCCGACCGTCTCGCCGAAAGGACCGCCGTTGAAGTGGAGCTTGGTGACGTTGCTCGGCTGCTCCAGCGAGAGCAGCGGGAAGACCAGCTCGGCAAAGCGATAGGCTTCCTCAAGATGCGGGTAGCCCGACATGATGAAGGTATCGATGCCGAGATCATGATACTCCCTGATGCGGGCGGCCACCGTCGCGGCGTCGCCGACCAGCGCCGTGCCGGCGCCGCCGCGGACGAGGCCGACGCCAGCCCACAGGTTCGGGGCGATCT encodes the following:
- a CDS encoding flavin reductase family protein, whose product is MNVVPRDLMTDIPVSSADFRGAMRHLTGGVSVITAGRGKDVTGMTVTSVTSLSVEPPTLLVSINRDASSFPLIRRHGAFGVNILNADQLDVAERFAGKGGLKGPDRFAGAKWVTAVSGVPLLVGALSAFDCEVEEIVERHSHGIVIGRVRDIRSSTRTAALAYWHGRYVAVDQDEDAATLADVSVPARSRRGV
- a CDS encoding ATP-binding cassette domain-containing protein — translated: MQTALRTSLPETELASRANSAPHARIVREERQEEQRAQAGGLPLSIRGLRKSFGSNEVLRGIDLHIPAGQFVAIVGKSGCGKSTLLRLIAGLDKIDAGSISFGQDIQPKDIQPEDIRVMFQEPRLLPWARVLANVEVGLGRDRASQDAHARAEKALTEVGLADKRDQWPSVLSGGQKQRVALARALVSRPRVLAFDEPLGALDALTRISMQRLLERVWRDQGFTAILVTHDVTEAVAMADRVLVIEDGRIAHDVTVNAARPRQRGSAELAGLEGSILSHLLSADDRT
- the ssuC gene encoding aliphatic sulfonate ABC transporter permease SsuC, with protein sequence MSLIDSIPLPRSVRLPRVDGLVQWIVPLAIIAIWQVASVTGFVPTRVLPAPSDVVLSGWKLLLSGELVRNIWVSFWRASIGFLIGGSIGFAFGLANGLSQLSAKLTDTTLQMVRNVPHLALIPLVILWFGIDESAKLFLVALGVFFPIYLNTLHGIRTVDPQLIEMGRIYGMTDGELFRRVIFPGALPSIFVGIRFALGIMWLTLIVAETIAASSGLGYMAMQAREFMLIDVVVLSILIYALLGKLADSASRVLERLTLAWHPAFQKH